One Nostocoides sp. HKS02 genomic window carries:
- a CDS encoding DUF3662 and FHA domain-containing protein has product MGLFDRVEQRLERAVNGAFARAFKSEVQPVEIASAIRRAMDDRAAIVGPGRTIVPNLFTVELSDTDFERLSGYDEELENELIAAAQEHAESQRYQPGGPLQVTFASANDLETGVFRLRTSTARRPGGAPQGEQGYAAPAPSPAAGAVGPAASAPRHTEDDLEATQRHQVPAAPQPRRVNPADRPWLDVDGERYPLMGAITVLGRDDVADIILDDPGISRRHSEIRVTNDGPHLVASIRDLGSTNGTFVNSERISSQRLSDGDRITVGRTSVVYRAGRR; this is encoded by the coding sequence ATGGGTCTGTTCGACCGCGTTGAGCAAAGGCTCGAGCGCGCCGTCAACGGTGCCTTCGCGCGCGCCTTCAAGTCCGAGGTGCAGCCTGTCGAGATCGCCAGTGCGATCCGCCGCGCCATGGACGACCGCGCCGCGATCGTCGGCCCGGGCCGCACCATCGTCCCCAACCTGTTCACGGTCGAGCTGTCCGACACAGACTTCGAGCGGCTCTCCGGCTACGACGAGGAGCTCGAGAACGAGCTCATCGCGGCCGCCCAGGAGCACGCCGAGTCCCAGCGCTACCAGCCCGGCGGTCCGCTCCAGGTCACCTTCGCCAGCGCCAACGACCTCGAGACCGGCGTCTTCCGGCTGCGCACCTCCACAGCGCGGCGCCCGGGTGGCGCGCCCCAGGGCGAGCAGGGGTATGCCGCGCCTGCCCCGAGCCCCGCGGCCGGCGCGGTCGGGCCTGCCGCGTCGGCGCCGCGGCATACCGAGGACGACCTCGAGGCGACCCAGCGGCACCAGGTGCCGGCGGCACCCCAGCCCCGCCGCGTGAACCCGGCTGACCGGCCGTGGCTCGATGTCGACGGTGAGCGGTACCCCCTCATGGGCGCGATCACCGTGCTCGGTCGCGACGACGTGGCCGACATCATCCTCGACGACCCGGGCATCTCCCGGCGCCACAGCGAGATCCGCGTGACCAACGACGGACCCCACCTGGTCGCCAGCATCCGCGACCTCGGCTCGACCAACGGCACGTTCGTCAACAGCGAACGCATCAGCAGCCAGCGTCTCTCCGACGGGGACCGGATCACGGTGGGGCGCACGTCCGTCGTCTACCGGGCCGGGCGGCGGTGA
- a CDS encoding serine/threonine-protein kinase: MARDRRAAGPARGDQGAPRRPPGGTARAGGTAGAEEFRERFRHEARNSAALSHPNIATVFDFGDDAARPYLVMELVEGRSLAQVVAERGALPAEEVSSILGQAALALQVAHNAGVVHRDVKPANIMVTPAGMVKLTDFGIARATASSGLTRTGEVLGTPHYLAPEQAQGHPATAASDVYALGVVGHELLTGVRPFSGESIVATALAHVSQPPPELPQTVPEPLRAAIMAALAKDPADRPASAGELAARLGMPVGPLTPVPGADSGVAETTALVATPAPTAVLAAGLGASATTAETAPATTAETAPATGSSADPERRRRPWWLVPLGAAVAVVAIVVAAVSLSGGSPTTPSTRSATTPVSAHSTPPTTRPTGPTTTTATTTAPRAPVAPKPAAHAGKGKGGKKK, from the coding sequence GTGGCGCGCGACCGACGAGCTGCTGGGCCGGCTCGTGGCGATCAAGGTGCTCCACGCCGACCCCCCGGCGGGACTGCGCGCGCGGGCGGGACTGCTGGCGCCGAGGAGTTCCGCGAGCGGTTCCGCCACGAGGCCCGCAACAGCGCCGCACTCTCGCACCCCAACATCGCGACGGTCTTCGACTTCGGTGACGACGCCGCGCGCCCGTACCTCGTCATGGAGCTCGTCGAGGGTCGGTCGCTGGCCCAGGTCGTCGCCGAGCGCGGTGCCCTGCCGGCCGAGGAGGTCAGCTCGATCCTCGGCCAGGCTGCCCTCGCGCTGCAGGTCGCGCACAACGCCGGCGTCGTCCACCGCGACGTCAAGCCGGCCAACATCATGGTGACGCCCGCCGGCATGGTGAAGCTCACCGACTTCGGCATCGCCCGCGCCACGGCCAGCTCGGGCCTCACCCGCACCGGTGAGGTGCTCGGCACCCCGCACTACCTCGCCCCCGAGCAGGCCCAGGGCCACCCCGCCACGGCAGCCAGCGACGTCTACGCCCTCGGCGTCGTCGGCCACGAGCTGCTCACCGGGGTGCGCCCGTTCAGCGGCGAGTCGATAGTCGCCACCGCGTTGGCCCACGTCAGCCAACCGCCCCCGGAGCTGCCGCAGACCGTGCCCGAGCCGCTGCGCGCCGCCATCATGGCGGCCCTGGCCAAGGACCCCGCCGACCGCCCAGCGAGCGCGGGCGAGCTCGCCGCCAGGCTCGGTATGCCGGTGGGCCCCCTCACCCCCGTTCCCGGCGCTGACTCCGGGGTCGCGGAGACCACCGCTCTGGTCGCGACCCCCGCACCGACAGCCGTGCTGGCGGCAGGCCTCGGTGCGTCCGCGACAACCGCCGAGACCGCGCCTGCGACAACCGCCGAGACCGCCCCAGCGACCGGCTCGAGCGCGGACCCCGAGCGGCGCCGCCGCCCGTGGTGGCTGGTGCCCCTCGGCGCTGCCGTGGCCGTGGTGGCGATCGTGGTCGCGGCAGTGTCGCTGAGCGGCGGCAGCCCGACGACGCCGTCCACCAGGTCGGCCACCACCCCGGTGTCGGCGCACTCGACACCGCCGACGACCAGGCCGACCGGGCCGACCACGACGACGGCCACCACGACCGCGCCCCGTGCGCCCGTTGCGCCGAAGCCCGCCGCGCACGCCGGCAAGGGCAAGGGGGGAAAGAAGAAGTGA
- the soxR gene encoding redox-sensitive transcriptional activator SoxR codes for MDADDVLTVSEVAHRSGFAASALRYYEREGLIEASRTGGGQRRYARSVLRRLAFIRAASNVGLSLDEIRRELDQLPRGRTPTKSDWHRISTHWRTRLDEQMVALEALRDKLDSCIGCGCLSLKQCGISNPADLAALSSAAPGAAYLPPLLRRQPR; via the coding sequence ATGGATGCCGATGACGTGCTGACCGTCTCCGAGGTGGCCCACCGCAGCGGGTTCGCCGCGTCCGCGCTGCGCTACTACGAGCGGGAGGGGCTCATCGAGGCGTCACGCACGGGCGGGGGTCAGCGCCGGTACGCCCGCAGCGTGCTCCGCAGGCTGGCCTTCATCCGGGCTGCGAGCAACGTCGGGCTCAGCCTGGACGAGATCCGCCGCGAGCTCGACCAGCTGCCCCGCGGGCGCACCCCGACCAAGTCCGACTGGCACCGCATCTCGACGCACTGGCGGACGCGGCTCGACGAGCAGATGGTGGCGCTCGAGGCCCTGCGGGACAAGCTCGACTCGTGCATCGGGTGCGGGTGCCTGTCGCTCAAGCAGTGCGGCATCTCCAACCCCGCGGACCTGGCGGCCTTGTCGTCGGCGGCGCCTGGCGCGGCATACCTGCCCCCGCTGCTGCGGCGCCAGCCGCGCTGA
- a CDS encoding PP2C family serine/threonine-protein phosphatase has product MPLSFSYAARSDVGMVRSENQDSGYAGPRLLAMADGMGGHAGGDIASSVAIGALADLDGEALGSAEASKALLQRITAANDEIAEMVKADPSLHGMGTTLIAILRSQNKLVLAHIGDSRAFLAREGKLTQITKDHSFVQSLVDEGRITEDEAMGHPQRSLVTRVLTGQEDDEPDVTVREARIGDRYLIASDGLTDYVAGDTIAEIVTSGETPAKTADRLVELALKADAPDNVTIVVGDVVDTSRTVDTPSQPQIVGAAAVRTKGTRPIPLTPAAKAAALSREAAGDPDEDITLADEGPRSGPARWLRRAAVALLVLIVVGGGAYAAYDWSQRQFFVGAYRGDVAIYQGVSQNLGPITLSHVRTASDVLIDDLPDFYRTKVQDTISKDTLSDAQALVDQLRAEAAQCVARKASGGTCSDTATTTPTTTPTTTTSAPSSSATTVPTTATTSP; this is encoded by the coding sequence ATGCCCCTGTCGTTCAGTTACGCCGCACGCTCCGACGTCGGCATGGTCCGGTCCGAGAACCAGGACTCCGGGTATGCCGGGCCGCGCCTGCTCGCGATGGCCGACGGCATGGGCGGGCACGCCGGCGGCGACATCGCCTCCTCGGTCGCGATCGGCGCCCTGGCCGATCTCGACGGCGAGGCCCTGGGCAGCGCCGAGGCCAGCAAGGCTTTGCTGCAGCGCATCACCGCGGCCAACGACGAGATCGCCGAGATGGTCAAGGCCGACCCGAGCCTGCACGGCATGGGCACCACACTCATCGCGATCCTGCGCTCACAGAACAAGCTGGTCCTGGCCCACATCGGCGACTCGCGGGCCTTCCTCGCCCGTGAGGGCAAGCTCACCCAGATCACCAAGGACCACTCGTTCGTGCAGAGCCTGGTCGACGAGGGCCGCATCACCGAGGACGAGGCGATGGGCCACCCCCAGCGCTCGCTCGTGACGCGGGTGCTGACCGGCCAGGAGGACGACGAACCCGACGTCACGGTGCGCGAGGCCCGCATCGGCGACCGCTACCTCATCGCGTCCGACGGGCTCACCGACTACGTCGCCGGCGACACGATCGCCGAGATCGTCACCTCGGGCGAGACGCCGGCCAAGACCGCCGACCGGCTGGTCGAGCTGGCCCTCAAGGCCGACGCACCCGACAACGTCACGATCGTGGTCGGCGACGTCGTCGACACCAGCCGCACCGTCGACACCCCCTCCCAGCCGCAGATCGTCGGTGCGGCGGCGGTCCGCACCAAGGGCACCCGCCCCATCCCACTCACCCCAGCCGCCAAGGCCGCGGCCCTGTCGCGAGAGGCCGCCGGCGACCCCGACGAGGACATCACCCTCGCCGACGAGGGTCCGCGCTCCGGTCCCGCCCGCTGGTTACGGCGGGCAGCGGTCGCGCTGCTCGTGCTCATCGTGGTGGGTGGCGGTGCGTATGCCGCCTACGACTGGTCCCAGCGCCAGTTCTTCGTGGGCGCCTACCGCGGCGACGTCGCGATCTACCAGGGCGTCTCGCAGAACCTCGGCCCGATCACGCTCTCGCACGTGCGGACCGCCTCCGACGTCCTCATCGACGACCTGCCCGACTTCTACCGCACCAAGGTGCAGGACACCATCTCCAAGGACACCCTCAGCGACGCCCAGGCCCTGGTGGACCAGCTCCGCGCCGAGGCCGCACAGTGCGTCGCCCGCAAGGCCTCCGGCGGTACGTGCTCCGACACCGCGACGACCACGCCGACGACCACGCCGACGACCACGACCTCGGCCCCGAGCTCGAGCGCGACCACCGTGCCCACCACGGCCACGACGTCTCCCTGA
- a CDS encoding NAD(+) synthase produces MDHGDFASAYRHGFARVAACTLPVSAADPARNAEAVIEQVRSLHDQGVAVALFPELSLSGYAIDDLVLQDVLLEAVDRAVVTVAQASRSLLPVIVVGAPLRHGNRLFNCAVVIHRGAVLGVAPKSFLPNYREFYEKRHFAPGDDTRSAWFHAPHWPGADEEGDVPFGPDLIFEADDVPGLAVHAEVCEDMWVPVPPSAKAALAGATVLLNLSASPITVGRAEDRHLMARSASARCTAAYLYAAASAGESTTDLSWDGMTMVYELGTLLGEGERFPHGPAATVVDVDLDWIRQERMRQGSFDDNRRAELVDAAEGADFRTVGFALKPPTGDLGLRRKVDRFPFVPDDAQRLAIDCYEAYNIQVSGLEQRLRAMSTDAWQPKVVIGVSGGLDSTHALIVAAKALDRLGRPRTDIIGFTMPGFATTEGTKSNAVHLMESLGITWEELDIRPAATQLLKDLGHPFGRGEQVYDVTFENVQAGLRTDYLFRAANQRGGIVLGTGDLSELALGWCTYGVGDQMSHYGVNSGVPKTLMQHLIRWVVSSGQFDDEANGEVNGTLLEILDQEISPELVPAKAGEKLQSTEDSVGPYALQDFTLYHVLRRGYRPSKIAFLAMHAWADVDSGDWPAGYPDGERTAYDLATIRHWLEVFVQRFFANQFKRSAVPNGPKVVAGGSLSPRGDWRMPSDASARAWLEELRGGVPQG; encoded by the coding sequence ATGGACCACGGGGACTTCGCGTCTGCCTACCGCCACGGGTTCGCCCGCGTCGCTGCCTGCACCCTCCCGGTGTCCGCGGCCGACCCGGCCCGCAACGCCGAGGCGGTCATCGAGCAGGTCAGGAGCCTGCACGACCAGGGAGTCGCCGTCGCGCTGTTCCCCGAGCTCAGCCTGTCGGGGTACGCCATCGACGACCTCGTCCTCCAGGACGTCCTGCTCGAGGCAGTCGACCGGGCGGTGGTGACGGTGGCGCAGGCCAGCCGGTCGCTGCTGCCGGTCATCGTCGTCGGAGCCCCGTTGCGTCACGGCAACCGGCTCTTCAACTGCGCGGTCGTCATCCACCGGGGCGCCGTGCTGGGGGTCGCGCCCAAGTCCTTCCTGCCCAACTACCGTGAGTTCTACGAGAAGCGCCACTTCGCGCCCGGCGACGACACCCGCAGCGCCTGGTTCCACGCCCCGCACTGGCCCGGCGCCGACGAGGAGGGCGACGTCCCGTTCGGCCCCGACCTGATCTTCGAGGCCGACGACGTCCCGGGTCTGGCGGTCCATGCCGAGGTCTGCGAGGACATGTGGGTGCCGGTCCCCCCCAGCGCGAAGGCGGCGCTCGCGGGCGCCACCGTCCTGCTCAACCTCTCGGCGTCGCCGATCACCGTCGGCCGCGCCGAGGACCGGCACCTCATGGCCCGCTCCGCCAGCGCGCGGTGCACCGCGGCATACCTGTATGCCGCCGCGTCGGCGGGCGAGTCCACCACCGACCTCTCGTGGGACGGCATGACGATGGTCTACGAGCTGGGCACGCTGCTCGGCGAAGGCGAGCGTTTCCCGCACGGGCCGGCCGCGACGGTCGTCGACGTCGACCTCGACTGGATCCGCCAGGAGCGCATGCGGCAGGGCTCGTTCGACGACAACCGGCGCGCCGAGCTGGTCGACGCGGCCGAGGGAGCCGACTTCCGCACCGTGGGCTTCGCCCTGAAGCCGCCGACCGGCGACCTGGGCCTGCGGCGCAAGGTCGACCGGTTCCCGTTCGTGCCCGACGATGCGCAGCGGCTCGCCATCGACTGCTACGAGGCCTACAACATCCAGGTCTCGGGTCTCGAGCAGCGGCTGCGCGCCATGTCCACCGATGCCTGGCAGCCCAAGGTCGTCATCGGGGTCAGCGGTGGCCTCGACTCGACCCACGCGCTCATCGTCGCGGCCAAGGCCCTGGACCGGCTCGGCCGCCCGCGCACCGACATCATCGGCTTCACCATGCCGGGGTTCGCGACCACGGAGGGCACCAAGAGCAATGCGGTCCACCTCATGGAGTCGCTCGGCATCACCTGGGAGGAGCTCGACATCCGCCCGGCGGCCACCCAGCTGTTGAAGGACCTGGGCCACCCGTTCGGGCGCGGCGAGCAGGTCTACGACGTCACCTTCGAGAACGTCCAGGCCGGGCTGCGCACCGACTACCTCTTCCGGGCCGCCAACCAGCGCGGCGGCATCGTCCTCGGCACCGGCGACCTGTCCGAGCTGGCGCTCGGCTGGTGCACCTACGGCGTCGGCGACCAGATGTCGCACTACGGCGTCAACAGCGGGGTGCCCAAGACGCTCATGCAGCACCTCATCCGCTGGGTGGTCAGCAGCGGCCAGTTCGACGACGAGGCCAACGGCGAGGTCAACGGCACCCTCCTCGAGATCCTCGACCAGGAGATCAGCCCCGAGCTGGTGCCGGCGAAGGCGGGCGAGAAGCTCCAGTCCACCGAGGACTCCGTCGGCCCCTACGCGCTCCAGGATTTCACCCTCTACCACGTGCTGCGGCGCGGCTACCGGCCCAGCAAGATCGCGTTCCTCGCGATGCACGCGTGGGCCGACGTCGACTCCGGCGACTGGCCCGCGGGCTACCCCGACGGCGAGCGCACGGCATACGACCTCGCCACGATCCGGCACTGGCTGGAGGTCTTCGTACAGCGGTTCTTCGCCAACCAGTTCAAGCGGTCCGCGGTGCCCAACGGCCCCAAGGTCGTCGCCGGTGGCTCCCTGTCTCCCCGTGGGGACTGGCGTATGCCGTCGGACGCCTCAGCGCGGGCGTGGCTCGAGGAGCTGCGCGGCGGCGTCCCGCAGGGGTGA
- a CDS encoding FHA domain-containing protein, translating into MSELTLTIIRLGLLALLWIFVFSVVGVLRGDIYGTRVVSRTPRKPAPASRARGGDGQAPAARPQKRQTHPGAPRSLVVTQGPLTGTALPLREAGTVIGRNPECALVLDDDFASGRHARIFHRDGAWFVEDLGSTNGTYLGAERLTNPTRVEAGSTLRIGKTVIELRR; encoded by the coding sequence ATGAGTGAACTCACCCTCACGATCATCCGGCTCGGGCTGCTCGCTCTCCTCTGGATCTTCGTCTTCAGCGTCGTCGGTGTGCTCCGGGGCGACATCTACGGCACCCGGGTCGTGAGCCGCACGCCGCGCAAGCCCGCCCCCGCGAGCCGCGCGCGCGGTGGCGATGGTCAGGCCCCGGCGGCCCGGCCCCAGAAGCGCCAGACCCACCCGGGCGCTCCGCGGTCGCTCGTCGTCACTCAGGGCCCGCTGACCGGCACCGCCTTGCCACTGCGCGAGGCCGGCACGGTCATCGGCCGCAATCCCGAGTGTGCGCTCGTGCTCGACGACGACTTCGCCAGCGGCCGCCACGCGCGGATCTTCCACCGCGACGGCGCCTGGTTCGTCGAGGACCTCGGGTCCACCAACGGCACCTACCTCGGTGCCGAGCGGCTGACGAACCCGACCAGGGTCGAGGCCGGCAGCACGCTGCGCATCGGCAAGACCGTCATCGAGCTGCGGCGGTAG
- a CDS encoding MYXO-CTERM sorting domain-containing protein, with amino-acid sequence MSPSRRPARPSVAATACLVLLGAGVAVLAASPASALDASPADLPLPITTSAPKLTLPTIPAVPKLPVPTAPTVPTVPSVSLPPVPKPPVLPLPVTTPSVPASLPAPGSTVPVTAPRLPTPAVPSLPSLPGPVASIASGAQSGVGGVTQGLPGGASVAGGGTGSLLNLGVNASPVATACLQAKGTGTAIANVTVTVAGRNVTAPLVQALPGVLAPCPGGGTPATQGLDASVAGLVGACVRVTQQPSLTASVLVLDSELIGTLTRAGVPLQQVVVPCPAGVGGQPGGAGGTPDTGSTGGTGSGGSGPGSTQVPAAGGGLGQTGKSGGSGQGASGADCAAGSAPGWSTFNARTMASIVPNNVPQTLPWLLLAVALLGRRRLAVVAKAIRGLRTQRLRTQT; translated from the coding sequence ATGTCTCCCTCTCGTCGTCCGGCTCGCCCCTCCGTGGCGGCCACGGCCTGCCTGGTCCTGCTGGGTGCCGGGGTGGCCGTTCTGGCTGCCTCGCCGGCCTCCGCCCTGGACGCCTCGCCGGCCGATCTGCCGCTCCCCATCACGACCTCAGCGCCCAAGCTGACCCTGCCGACCATCCCGGCCGTACCGAAGCTCCCGGTGCCGACCGCGCCGACGGTGCCGACTGTGCCCTCGGTGTCGCTGCCGCCGGTGCCCAAGCCCCCGGTCCTGCCGCTGCCGGTCACGACGCCGTCGGTCCCCGCCAGCCTCCCCGCGCCCGGCAGCACCGTTCCGGTCACCGCGCCCAGGCTGCCGACGCCTGCCGTGCCGTCCCTGCCGTCCCTGCCAGGACCGGTGGCCTCGATCGCCTCGGGCGCGCAGTCCGGCGTGGGCGGCGTCACCCAGGGACTGCCCGGAGGTGCCAGCGTGGCGGGCGGCGGCACCGGCTCGCTGCTCAACCTGGGAGTCAACGCCTCGCCCGTCGCGACCGCGTGCCTCCAGGCGAAGGGAACCGGCACAGCCATCGCCAACGTCACCGTGACCGTCGCCGGGCGGAACGTCACCGCACCGCTGGTGCAAGCCCTGCCCGGGGTCCTTGCGCCGTGCCCGGGCGGCGGAACCCCCGCGACGCAGGGGCTCGACGCCTCCGTGGCCGGGCTCGTCGGCGCCTGCGTCAGGGTGACCCAGCAGCCATCGCTGACGGCCAGCGTGCTCGTTCTGGACAGCGAGCTCATCGGCACGCTGACCCGGGCAGGCGTTCCCCTCCAACAGGTCGTCGTGCCGTGCCCAGCAGGCGTCGGCGGCCAGCCGGGAGGCGCGGGCGGTACCCCTGACACCGGCAGCACCGGCGGCACGGGCAGCGGCGGCTCGGGTCCGGGCAGCACGCAGGTACCCGCGGCCGGGGGCGGGCTCGGCCAGACCGGGAAGTCGGGCGGCTCCGGCCAAGGCGCCTCGGGGGCCGACTGTGCGGCGGGCAGCGCCCCCGGGTGGTCCACGTTCAACGCGCGGACCATGGCCAGCATCGTGCCGAACAACGTTCCACAGACGCTGCCGTGGCTCCTGCTCGCGGTGGCGCTGCTGGGTCGACGCCGCCTCGCCGTTGTCGCCAAGGCCATCCGCGGGCTGCGCACTCAGCGTCTGCGCACCCAGACCTGA
- a CDS encoding penicillin-binding protein 2 translates to MNAPIRRLSAVVALLFCALLISSTFIQFVQAQSLQNRPENRRTLLATYARERGQILVGGAPVAKSVATKDELKWLRTYPQGALYSHLTGFYSFTYGAGAGIEGAENALLSGSSDKLFYRRVTDMLTGKQQTGASLELTINPAAQAAADKALGNQRGAVVAIDPTTGEILALVSHPAYNPSVLSSHDTSAVVKAWKSLNADPMAPMVDRALAGNLYPPGSTFKLVTAATALESKKFTEESRIPGPATLDLPQTTTNLPNDDHQACGPNNTTTLTHALEVSCNTAFGWLGMQVGADALRAQAAKFGFGDRLTVPMNVTPSTIPGQLNPPQLAQSAIGQYDVRVTPLQVAMISAAIANHGVVMRPHLVRKVTSSDLEVIDQPAPEQLSQAISADTAAALTRMMEAVVRSGTGTVAQIPGVVVAGKTGTAQHGVGTAPHAWFTGFAPADKPRVAVAVVVEDGGSVGNEAVGGRVAAPIAKAVMEAVLGS, encoded by the coding sequence ATGAACGCACCCATCCGCCGACTGTCCGCCGTCGTCGCGCTGCTCTTCTGCGCCCTGCTGATCTCGTCGACGTTCATCCAGTTCGTCCAGGCGCAGTCCCTGCAGAACCGTCCCGAGAACCGTCGCACCCTGCTGGCCACCTATGCCCGCGAACGTGGCCAGATCCTCGTCGGCGGGGCCCCGGTGGCCAAGTCGGTCGCCACCAAGGACGAGCTGAAGTGGCTGCGCACCTACCCCCAGGGCGCGCTGTACTCCCACCTCACGGGTTTCTACTCCTTCACCTACGGCGCCGGTGCCGGCATCGAGGGCGCCGAGAACGCGCTGTTGTCGGGGTCCTCCGACAAGCTCTTCTACCGCCGGGTCACCGACATGCTCACCGGCAAGCAGCAAACCGGCGCGAGCCTTGAGCTCACCATCAACCCGGCAGCCCAAGCGGCCGCCGACAAGGCCCTCGGCAACCAGCGCGGCGCCGTCGTCGCGATCGACCCCACCACCGGTGAGATCCTCGCCCTGGTCAGCCACCCGGCATACAACCCCTCGGTGCTGAGCAGCCACGACACCAGCGCGGTGGTCAAGGCCTGGAAGTCCCTCAACGCCGACCCCATGGCGCCGATGGTCGACCGCGCCCTCGCGGGCAACCTCTATCCGCCCGGGTCCACCTTCAAGCTCGTCACGGCGGCGACCGCCCTGGAGTCGAAGAAGTTCACCGAGGAGAGCCGCATTCCGGGCCCGGCCACCCTGGACCTGCCGCAGACCACGACGAACCTGCCGAACGACGACCACCAGGCGTGCGGCCCCAACAACACGACGACCCTCACGCACGCCCTCGAGGTCTCGTGCAACACCGCCTTCGGGTGGCTCGGTATGCAGGTCGGCGCGGACGCGCTGCGCGCCCAGGCCGCGAAGTTCGGGTTCGGCGACCGGCTCACGGTGCCCATGAACGTCACGCCGAGCACGATCCCCGGTCAGCTCAACCCGCCCCAGCTCGCGCAGTCCGCCATCGGCCAGTACGACGTGCGCGTCACCCCCCTGCAGGTGGCGATGATCTCGGCGGCGATCGCCAACCACGGGGTGGTGATGCGCCCGCACCTGGTCCGCAAGGTCACCTCGTCCGACCTCGAGGTGATCGACCAGCCTGCGCCCGAGCAGCTCTCGCAGGCGATCTCGGCCGACACGGCCGCCGCGCTCACCCGCATGATGGAGGCCGTCGTCCGCAGCGGCACCGGCACCGTGGCGCAGATCCCCGGCGTCGTCGTCGCCGGCAAGACGGGCACCGCCCAGCACGGCGTGGGCACCGCCCCGCACGCGTGGTTCACCGGCTTCGCACCCGCCGACAAGCCCCGGGTCGCCGTGGCAGTCGTCGTCGAGGACGGCGGCAGCGTCGGCAACGAGGCCGTCGGTGGTCGCGTCGCCGCGCCGATCGCCAAGGCGGTCATGGAGGCGGTGCTCGGCTCATGA
- a CDS encoding AarF/ABC1/UbiB kinase family protein produces the protein MASTAHAGRYADLVRLLLRHGRSDLVTGAGLDEFLVDEDVPSGDVDKATELAADLERMGPTYIKLGQLLSTRYDLLPPAYTEALTRLQDSVEPFPFEQVREIVEAELGASLRHLFESFDETPLAAASLGQVHRARTQSGRDVVVKVQRPGIREVVRDDMEVLEKLASLADGHTGAGRRFGFARLLAQFRRSLAGELDYTREARNLERFRELTADYEHLVVPEPLGDYTTSKVLTMEHIEGRKITEVGPLGLLDIDARPLVEELFACYLRMILDDGVLHADPHPGNLLLTPDGRIALLDLGMVATVPPRIQTQVVKLLLAISDGDGEETAAVLASMGHPLAGYDAARFREDVSHLVSSSMELGGDLQAGSVLVELSRLSGVHGLRPPAEMSMIGKALLNLDQATVHLDPTFSPADAIRDNASNILRGGLAVSPGGIMAAAIEAKEFTSQLPRRANRILDALSEGELTVRVNAIDESRLLTVMQRLANRLTMGLVLASIVIGAALMMQVPTHSTVLGYPAIAMIFFVLAALGGACLVGWIVATDRRIARQARRDELQRR, from the coding sequence ATGGCATCCACCGCGCACGCCGGGCGCTATGCCGACCTGGTCCGCCTGCTCCTGCGGCACGGTCGCTCGGACCTGGTGACCGGCGCCGGGCTCGACGAGTTCCTGGTCGACGAGGACGTGCCCTCGGGTGACGTCGACAAGGCCACCGAGCTGGCGGCCGACCTCGAGCGGATGGGTCCGACGTACATCAAGCTCGGGCAGCTCCTCTCGACGCGGTACGACCTGCTGCCCCCGGCATACACCGAGGCGCTGACCCGGCTGCAGGACAGCGTCGAGCCGTTCCCGTTCGAGCAGGTTCGCGAGATCGTCGAGGCCGAGCTGGGCGCGAGCCTGCGCCACCTGTTCGAGTCGTTCGACGAGACGCCCCTCGCGGCGGCGTCCCTGGGACAGGTACACCGGGCCCGCACCCAGAGCGGCCGTGACGTGGTCGTCAAGGTGCAGCGACCCGGCATACGCGAGGTGGTCCGCGACGACATGGAGGTGCTGGAGAAGCTCGCCTCGCTCGCCGACGGGCACACCGGCGCCGGTCGACGCTTCGGGTTCGCCAGGCTGCTGGCGCAGTTCCGCCGCTCGCTCGCCGGCGAGCTCGACTACACCCGCGAGGCCCGCAACCTCGAGCGCTTCCGCGAGCTCACCGCCGACTACGAGCACCTCGTGGTGCCCGAGCCGCTCGGCGACTACACGACCTCCAAGGTGCTGACCATGGAGCACATCGAGGGACGCAAGATCACCGAGGTGGGACCACTCGGCCTGCTCGACATCGACGCCCGTCCGCTCGTCGAGGAGCTGTTCGCGTGTTACCTGCGGATGATCCTCGACGACGGCGTCCTGCACGCCGACCCGCACCCCGGCAACCTCCTGCTCACCCCGGACGGCCGGATCGCCCTGCTCGACCTCGGCATGGTCGCGACCGTGCCGCCGCGGATCCAGACCCAGGTGGTCAAGCTCCTGCTCGCGATCAGCGACGGTGACGGCGAGGAGACCGCGGCCGTGCTCGCGTCGATGGGTCATCCGCTGGCCGGCTACGACGCCGCACGCTTCCGTGAGGACGTGAGCCACCTGGTCTCCAGCTCGATGGAGCTGGGCGGCGACCTCCAGGCCGGGTCGGTGCTGGTCGAGCTCAGCCGGCTGTCCGGGGTGCACGGACTGCGCCCGCCGGCCGAGATGTCGATGATCGGCAAGGCCCTGCTCAACCTCGACCAGGCCACGGTCCACCTCGACCCCACCTTCTCGCCCGCCGACGCCATCCGCGACAACGCCTCGAACATCCTGCGCGGCGGCCTGGCGGTGAGCCCCGGCGGCATCATGGCGGCCGCGATCGAGGCGAAGGAGTTCACCTCGCAGCTGCCGCGCCGGGCCAACCGCATCCTCGACGCCCTCTCGGAGGGTGAGCTCACGGTGCGGGTCAACGCCATCGACGAGAGCCGGCTCCTCACCGTCATGCAGCGCCTGGCCAACCGCCTCACGATGGGGCTGGTGCTGGCCTCGATCGTCATCGGAGCGGCGCTGATGATGCAGGTGCCGACGCACTCGACCGTCCTGGGTTACCCGGCGATCGCCATGATCTTCTTCGTGCTCGCCGCCCTGGGCGGGGCGTGCCTCGTGGGGTGGATCGTGGCCACCGACCGGCGGATCGCCCGCCAAGCGCGTCGAGACGAGCTCCAGCGCCGCTGA